In a genomic window of Tissierella sp. Yu-01:
- a CDS encoding GntR family transcriptional regulator, with amino-acid sequence MLRQPYTSNRENLSGVVVNYIKDSILAGIYKEGDHILESDVALKLGISRAPVREGIRELEKEGIVTTIPRRGTYVTKFTEEDIKEVFDIRLLLENNINKILIYEDKLKEDDFRHLEKLVKEMEDIADMQIDDTEKSILINQKDMDFHRFIWQKSGSQRRVKLLEGIFFQLRIAMLYDMNETGDYKISATDHYAIIESLRSKDIDQCKKALREHIISYKEGKF; translated from the coding sequence ATGTTAAGGCAGCCATATACTTCTAATCGTGAGAACTTAAGTGGTGTTGTAGTAAATTATATAAAAGATTCTATTTTAGCTGGTATATACAAAGAAGGGGACCATATTTTAGAATCTGATGTAGCACTTAAGTTAGGCATAAGCCGTGCCCCAGTCAGAGAAGGAATAAGAGAGTTAGAGAAAGAAGGAATAGTTACAACAATTCCAAGAAGAGGGACCTATGTAACAAAGTTTACTGAAGAAGACATTAAAGAAGTGTTTGATATTAGATTACTGCTTGAAAATAATATCAACAAAATTTTAATCTATGAGGACAAATTAAAGGAAGATGATTTTAGACATTTAGAGAAATTAGTAAAGGAAATGGAAGATATAGCAGATATGCAAATCGATGACACTGAAAAATCCATATTAATTAATCAAAAGGACATGGATTTTCATAGATTTATATGGCAGAAATCTGGAAGTCAGAGAAGAGTAAAATTATTAGAAGGGATTTTCTTTCAACTTAGAATAGCTATGCTTTATGATATGAATGAAACTGGTGATTATAAAATTTCGGCAACTGACCACTATGCAATCATCGAAAGTCTTAGAAGTAAAGATATAGATCAATGTAAAAAGGCACTGAGAGAACACATTATATCTTATAAGGAAGGTAAGTTCTAA
- a CDS encoding M24 family metallopeptidase yields the protein MKTLYFETSEYMQRFNETKKSMEEKGIEVLIVTDPANMNYISGFDGWSFYVHQCLIIMIDQDEPIWVGRGQDGNAARLTSWLSEENIYPYTDDYVHSLIKHPMNFVADILKEKGYGNKVIATEMDTYYFTAKCQETLVHDLPNARFVDGNNIVNWVKLIKSDKEIEYIKKAAVIVEKTMQTAFDSINVGVRQNEAAANVYQAQIYGTEEYGGDYTAIAPIMPAGVRTSTPHLSWTDEPYKDGDTVLVEIAGNYRRYHCPLSRTVILGDAPQRVRDLSEVVVQGIHDTLEIIKPGIYCEDIERAWAKSISKSGFIKDSRVGYSFGLNYPPDWGERTVSLRPGDKTILQPNMTLHFMPGIWLDDCGVDISEPIRITETGVELLTHYPRKLLIK from the coding sequence ATGAAAACGTTGTATTTTGAAACATCCGAGTATATGCAGAGATTTAATGAAACCAAAAAGAGCATGGAGGAAAAAGGTATTGAGGTTTTAATTGTAACCGATCCTGCTAATATGAATTATATTTCGGGATTTGATGGCTGGTCATTTTATGTGCATCAATGCCTAATCATTATGATTGACCAGGATGAACCTATATGGGTTGGAAGAGGACAAGATGGAAATGCTGCAAGGTTAACATCTTGGCTTTCAGAGGAAAATATTTACCCGTATACTGATGACTATGTTCATTCTCTAATCAAACACCCAATGAACTTCGTAGCAGATATACTTAAAGAAAAAGGTTATGGTAATAAGGTTATAGCAACTGAAATGGATACTTATTATTTTACTGCTAAGTGTCAGGAAACCTTAGTCCATGATCTGCCAAATGCAAGATTTGTAGATGGAAACAATATTGTAAACTGGGTAAAGCTAATAAAATCAGATAAGGAAATTGAATATATTAAAAAGGCTGCAGTTATTGTAGAAAAGACAATGCAAACTGCTTTCGATTCAATTAATGTAGGAGTAAGACAAAATGAAGCTGCTGCAAACGTTTATCAGGCTCAAATCTACGGAACAGAGGAATATGGTGGAGACTATACTGCAATAGCTCCAATAATGCCAGCAGGTGTAAGGACATCAACTCCACACTTAAGCTGGACAGATGAACCATATAAGGATGGAGATACTGTTTTAGTTGAAATTGCAGGAAATTACAGAAGATATCACTGTCCACTATCAAGAACTGTAATATTGGGAGATGCTCCTCAGAGAGTTAGGGATTTATCTGAAGTAGTTGTTCAAGGTATTCATGATACACTAGAAATTATAAAACCAGGTATATATTGTGAAGATATTGAACGTGCATGGGCTAAGAGTATCTCAAAGAGTGGATTTATCAAGGATTCACGTGTTGGCTATTCATTTGGTCTTAACTATCCACCAGATTGGGGTGAGCGTACAGTAAGTCTTAGACCAGGAGATAAGACTATACTTCAACCTAATATGACATTACATTTTATGCCAGGTATTTGGCTTGATGATTGTGGCGTTGACATTAGTGAACCTATTAGAATTACAGAAACCGGTGTAGAGCTATTAACCCATTATCCTAGAAAATTATTAATTAAGTAA
- a CDS encoding TRAP transporter small permease, which yields MFEKIEKIIEIIEEWVLSISVIAMSVILVLGVIMRTLNRSLTFTEELGTLTLIVVSFFGIGYCVRKNRHISMTIIFDMVPEKIKKASMIINSVVSCIVMVILFVLSLRYIMAVYKMGNVSAALRIPMWIYYISVPIGFIIAAIEYLRTFITNIKNKQVYLSAEVELGRDVELEEIEAKIAKQEALEAAKKDKEEGAK from the coding sequence TTGTTCGAAAAAATAGAGAAAATAATAGAAATAATTGAAGAATGGGTTCTATCAATATCAGTAATTGCAATGTCTGTAATACTAGTTCTTGGTGTGATCATGAGAACTTTGAATAGAAGTTTGACTTTTACTGAAGAATTAGGCACCTTAACATTAATAGTAGTCTCTTTCTTTGGAATTGGATATTGTGTTAGAAAGAATAGACATATAAGTATGACAATTATATTTGATATGGTACCAGAAAAAATCAAGAAAGCATCGATGATTATTAATAGCGTTGTGTCATGCATAGTTATGGTAATTTTGTTTGTATTATCTTTACGGTATATTATGGCAGTTTATAAGATGGGTAATGTAAGTGCAGCTCTAAGAATACCAATGTGGATATATTATATCAGTGTCCCAATAGGTTTCATTATTGCAGCAATAGAGTATCTTAGAACATTCATTACGAATATAAAAAACAAGCAAGTATATTTATCTGCTGAAGTCGAACTTGGTAGAGATGTTGAACTTGAAGAGATTGAGGCAAAAATTGCCAAACAAGAAGCTCTTGAAGCGGCTAAAAAAGACAAAGAAGAGGGGGCAAAATAA